GAACCGGCTTTCCGATGACATCCCATTCTCTTCCACATTTATAGTGGAATCATGTTGATTTGGGCAGCTGGGAGGGTAACAGGGGCAGGGATTTAACTTCTAGAGCAACTCAGGGGGCCTAAGGCCCTTGGCTGCACCTTTAATCTGTTTCCAGTATAAAAACAGCACCAGAGAGAATTAAAgagcctcccacccccccaccccccccaccaaggTTTTCTTCAACCTGTAACATCGACTTGTATTCCTCTGGCTTTCCTCCACAATGTTACCCATATGCCCACGTGGTTTAACTTTTGGGGGGCACAGCCCTTGGAAGGAGACAGACTGACTTCAAATTCCAACCCAACCCACCTTTTAGCTAAGTGACTGTGAGCCAATGACTCCACTTTACTGAACCTCACTTTTCTTATATGTAAAGTAGGGACAGGAATATGCACTTCCTACGGTTGATATGAGCATTCAATGAGTGAATCCCTGTGTTCTGCTTAGCAAGTGCTTAGCACACAGCTAAACTCTATGATGAATATTAACTAGCATTACTACCACGGTTTGAACCATGATCTATAGATATacatttccctttgtttttgcCAGTTAACAGTATTCAACAATATTTTGTCCCATAACACTTATGCTATTTTCACGTTGTTCCGTCAGTGTTAACATCTGTATAAAAGTCCCATGTTTTTGAACCATGAACCTATTGCCAAAGTTATAAAagatactgaaatgaaaaacaattggTATTTCTTTACCCTGCCCACCTATTTTGTATTAATCCTTTAAGGCTACGATTTCGGGAGTGATATTTCTGGCTCAAAGGGTATGGTCATGACATGTAATACCAAAGCATTTTCGAAAGGAGGCAAGCCAATTTACACATCTGCCAGGCAGGGATGAGGTGATCATTCTTCTCCACCCCAAACCTCATGTAGGCCAAAAGATAACCCCAGGTTGTCTGGTACCTGTTTTTGATGATGAAATATCTCACGGGGTCAGTACTGTTTCCAGTGGGCGTCGCATAGCAGTTCTTCAACACCAGGTTAAATCGCGAGGTGTCCCCTCTCTCCAAGATGGCGCCCACGTAGAGCATGGATTCAACAGACAGCACGACTTCAGCCCCTTCATAAGGAGACGTGTAGTTCTGGTCTTGGAAGAGGGCCATCCTGACAGTGAACTCCCCCTCCCCGTCCACACTGATGTTCAGAGAACTGAGAACAGAAAAGCCACCAGAATGGAAACGTCAGGTTTTGACCAGTGAGAACAAAATCAGTCAAGACCCACACTTGTGTAAGGTTAGGAAGGCAGAGGCACGTCCTGGATTCCTAAATGAACTATTCAATCATTTATGTAAATCAAGCACTTACTATCTTCTAGGCACTAAACTTGACAAACAGATGAGTCTGGCTCCAGGATTCCTACAGATCCTCTCTGCATCAGAGAGCACACATATCTCCTTCACTCAGAGAACACCTCCACCTTCTCACCTGTGGAACAGGGCTTGGGACCAGCTCTGTGGGCTCACAATTTTTAGCAGCAGGTCTCTTCCTTCCACCCCGTAATCTTCAGTGAAACACCAATTTTAACAAGATAAGTAAAATgactttaagatttattttgtatGAACCTTGGGCCCCAACACATTACAGACCGAAACCTAGAAGTTGAACTAGAAAATTTCTAATCCTAATCTTGCCATTCTGTGAGCCTAGGAGGCAATAAGGGAACAGGAAGGGCACCTGGATTTCTGACACCCCAGAAAGTCCCCTGGCAAAGCTAGGGATACTGAGGGATTCCTTCAACAGGGCCATTCCAGGCACAGTGATTCAGCAGTGAACAGACGACAAACGCCCCTGCCCAAACCAAATTCCATCCAAATTGCTGTTTGGGTCTGTTCCTGGTGAGTTACAGGTGCTGTTTATCTAATCAAAGCTGACCTGGCTTAAACCCCACATTTGCAGGGAAGCCTTCCGGCTCCCAACTTTCCTCCCCAACCAAGATGAGGTCAGGGACCCTTGCTCCCTGACCCCACAGCACCCCAGCCTCCCCTACATTGTGTGCCTCTCACTTGTAAATGATTTTTGATAAGATTAGTTGTTTAATGCCTTTCTTCCCCAAGATAAACTGTCTTGcatttttgtccttttgtgtgtTTCACACTGTTTCATGTGGTTGCATTCCCTCATAGTAATCATCTTTAATATCCACAAAATACCCTGTGCCCGCCTTGTTCCTGCTGAATATCCTAACACGTTACAGACCTTCGTAGAGTGAAGAGAAgctcctgaaggaggtgaggagcAGCCTGTGGACATCATAAAATATGCATGAAGCCAGTCAGGGTGATGGGTCAAAGGCTACGTGTCAGCGCCATACCTTACAATGGGCTCCAGGGCAGTTTGGAGGCTGACTTTCATGTCCAGCGGGTAGGCGCACTGGAAGTTGATGCTGAGGATGGTATCTCTGATGATGAAATCGTTGACCAGGGAGAAGGAGTTTGTGTAGATGGCATGGGTTTGGTTTCTCTTTGGCATAAAAACAAGACCACGTGTATGTTTACGTGGATGCAGGTACAAGTGCATCCGGGATTCAGGTCTGTGTGACTCCGGAGCGGATGCTGTCATGCATGCTGGTACCTGCCCTCTGGTCTCAAGGAGGCGATGGGCCTCCTCCCCCAGTGGCACGACACTTTATGGGAAGGGAAGTGAGGACCCCAGACCAAAAACAAGAACAATGGGTCGTGGACCCTTGGGAAAAGTCAGGAACCACCATGCTCGCTCCTCTGTGAGCCCCTCCCACATCACCCCTAGGTGAAATAATCATAATCGTAGCTTACATTGATGGAGCTTAAGCGTCAGACCTATTCTCAGCTCCCTCCTGGACGAACACGTGTCACCTCACATACTCCTAGAGGCCCATGGAGGCTAAGGGGCTTGTCCAAGGGCTCACAGTTACCGAGACAGGCCCCACCAGCCCAGGTCCTGCACGCTGGCAGCAGTGGCATAAACACCACTCACCTCCAGAATGTTTCCGCAGGCACCggcctgggtggggctggtcACGGATATCCAGTGCTTCTCCTGTGCCTGCGTGACGCTGCTGCAGTTCCTGTTCCGGTCCCGCAGGTAGCCATAGACCTCGTCCCCGAAACCCAGGCCTCCCAGGAGACACTTGTCCACTGACACTTTGATCTCCTCGGCCCCACAGTCCAGCTGAGGCTGCAAACTGTGCACATCTGGAAAGTCAAGAGGAAGGTAGGTAGAGTGGATAGAGGTCTGGAAGTAGCGGGCAGAGCTCACATTCCCTGCCCTTTGGCAAAGCCACCTCACCCACCGGGAGACTAGAGGGGGGCTGGGACCCACGTTGGATTCACACCCAGGCTTGTGGTAGGCGAGGTTGGCAAAGATGCCCCTGCTCCAAGGTTTCCAAACATGCTGGGTAGGCCTGGTGAAGGCTCTTGTGTCTGGTTCCTGTGGGGACCCAGAGCAggacaccccaaaatatgcctaatggcatattgattattttgaattaaagttacttaagataCAGCTAATTTAAGAGCAACACTCTGACattcctctccatctccctgaaaacaggaaataagtCGCCCATGTGAAGGGTGCCCTTCCTGCATCTGGAGATAGAAGGACAGCCTTGTCACCAGGGATAGGGAACTCAGTCTCCTTCCTATCCCTCCACGAAGAACACTCCTCTACAGGGACTGGGAGTGTGCTTAGAGGAAAGCAGGCTTGTACCCAACACAAGAGTCAGGGGCCCTTGTTAGTCTAGGAGGGAAGGAGATCACCTCAGTGGGAAGCtcatccagccccacccagggctcaGGGCTCACCTGTGGCATGCCTACCCATGGGTCACCTGCCTGTGCTTGCTTACCTACTGGGATGAGAAGAACATCACCTCCAGAGCCTGCCTGTTTGGACTGCTCTGATTAAATTCTCATAAAAGCCCTGCAtcatgggtatttttttttattgttatctaaccccattttacagatgaggacattaaggctcagagagggtaggtGGCTTGTCTCAGGCCCCAGGCCCCCCCTGCCAATCCAGGACTGGCACAGGTGTCTGCCCTGTTCTGCATGTGTAGACTCTGTGGAGATCTGCACACGACTTCCACCCTTGCAGTACAGTTGTCCCTCACAGGTCAAGTCCACCCATCCCTGGGGCCGTGGTCCAGTGCTGACCTGGAAATGGGCCCCATCCTTGTCCCCCATCCTTGCAAACTCACTGGCTTCACGCACTCTCATCCCCTGACCTCAGTTCCATCCCCACTGACTCTGGTCCACACCTTGTCCTGACCCTCTgaggctccctccctcctgccctgcccacGAGGCCAGCAGAGACCCAGCGCTTGCTCACCGGAGGTGTTGAGGTCCTGTCTGCAGAAGCAGTCCCAGGTGCCATTGACGAGGCGACACTCCTCCTCGGGGCGGCAGGTCTTCTCACAACGGTCCTCCGTGGTAGTGGGCTCTGGGGTGAGGCACGGAGGAAGAGGGTCAGGATGCGGGGCAGGGCAGGCCGGGGGCCACCAAGGCCGACCCTGTCATTCTACagaagacttgcccaaggttgggCCACACTTGGTGGAAGGGTCAAGCCTCAAACTCGAATTTCCTGACTCCCAATCCAGTGAGGTAAGAGCCTCGGAACTGCCATCGTGGTGCTTTTACTACGAGGCAGACGCTGTTCCCGGTGCTTCTCATGCATCAGTGCATTCACTCCAGGTGGCGATCACGTGGGAGTGGGGGAACACAGCAGTTACGCATTTGGATCCTGGCGCTGGGGTGCTAGGCTCACATCTGGCTCTGCCACCTTCCAACTCTGATGGTGGGAGACcagcttaacctctctgtgccccataCCCCTCATCTGGATAAACTATATAGTGCATGTGTCATGAAGCTGGTAAGAGGATTAAACGAATGAATGGTTTAGAACAGGAGCAGGGACACGGCAATGCACTCtatgttgctgttatttttgcCATTATCCGTTGTTTCAGATCAGAAAACCAAAACTCAGAGAGTTAAATTAAACTGCCCAAAGGAAATCTAAATCTAAATGAGTCTGAGTTCTTACTACTATGCCACACACGTGGATAGGTGTATCAGGAGATTTCACCTTCAAATCTGAATTTCTGGGTTTCCTTGAAATGCTGGGAGGTCTGGCAGCCCTTGGGCAACATTCCCACTGGGCAAGAGCTGGCAGGTGCTGCGTTGAGACTGTTCTGCTGAGTCTCCTCCTGACCTGCTCCACTCACTCTAAGGACCCTGGGCACTGCACTGGGTAGCCCTGCCCTGCTCACCTGTGCAATATCTCAGGTTACACTGGGGGGTGCCCTCCAACCGGTACACATAGTACTGGCCCGGGCAGGCCTTCACCAGCACCTCCGTCTTCCAGAGGCAGCAGTTGCTGCTCCAGTGGGCACAGGCAGTGCGGTTGACGATGCCCTCCTCGAGGGTGGGGTGGGTGCCGTTCAGCCACATGGGAGCAGCCGCCTGGCATCGGAACACGGGGACGCAGTCTTCCGGCATCCTCACTCCTCCATCTCCCACAAATCGGTACCAGCCGTTCTTGTCGCTGTCACAATTCTGGGTTTCTTCTGTGTTCTCTGTGCTTCGGGAGGGTTCATCCAGGAGGGTGTAATTCTGGCAGGGGTCAAAACAGAACTGGGCCTCTGAGCTGCCAGGGGCTCCGCAGTCCAAGACCTGCTCATAGGAACTGGCGTTGGTGTTTCTGTAACCTGGAGAGTAACAGTATGCTTGGGTTTACGGAGAAACCCCAGAGCCTGCAGGGTTTTTATTCCCCGCACACTCTGTTTTGGAAATGCTAGAGGCACATCAGCCTTCATCACCTTGGGGTCAGGATAACAATGAGGCCTTTGTGTGGTAGATTATAGGCATTAAGAACATCAgggtcgggacttccctggtggcgcagtggttaagaatccccctgccaatgcaggggacacgggttcaatctctgctcctggaagatcccacatgcctcggagcaactaagtccatgtgccacaactactgagcctgtgtgctgcaactactgaagccctcgtgcctagagccggtgctctgcaacaagagaagccaccacaatgaggagcccatgcaccacaatgaagagtagcccctacttgctgcaactagaaaaagcctgcacagcaatgaagacccaacgcagtcaaaaaataatttgaaaaaaatttaaaaaaaaataaataaagaacatcAGGGTCTCCACCCTGCACAACCCGCACAACCCCAGGGGGCGTCATTCACACTGAGCTTGGTGGCCCCGGCTCTGGCGTTGTTTAGTGCTCCCCTGTGCAACCACACACTGCAGTCCTGTCtgccaatatttgtttttctcatcataAATGTAGTATAGGCTCACTGGAGAAACCTCAAAGGTCATTAAGATGAATAAAGTGGAAATGAAAATTGTCATAGCCCATTCCATTCCCAGAAGTAACCACACATTTGTGTACAGTCTTCGGACCCTTTCAatgcatatgtttaaaataattttttaaaaatataaatgggtTTAATgctgtacagtttttttttcacttgcacTTTTTGCCTAATACatcatagacattttttccacCATCAGCAGATGAAGGCAACACAGGACTTCTCGACCTCAGTGCTATGGATGctgggctggataattctgtatcagggctgccctgtgcactgtaggatgttcaGCAACATCCCTGAGCTTTTCCTCCTAGACGTCAGGAGTAATCCTCCCTGAAGTTGTGTCCAGACATGGCCAACTGTACCCTGAGAAGCAAAATCACCCCCCGTTGAGAGCCGCTGGTCTAACGGGACCATTTCTGATTGCTGATCTCATGGTTTTTTAGCAGATTCAGGGACTGTGATGTGAAGAGGCGGAGAAGTAAAGCAAGGGtggtggagggtggaggaagCCACAGGCTGGTCAATCTGGGTTTAAATCCAGCTCTGCACCTGCTGACTGGGTGACCTTGGCAGATGGTTCAACTTCCCTGAGACTCTTCTGCAAAACAGCACCTGTGAGCTACTGGCTCCCAACGTCACCCATTCCCACGCCTCAGGTCACGATGTTTGCCACATGCGTGTCCACTGGtcctattatttatttcatgtttcttGCAATGATTCTCTTTATAACTTCATTTTACCCTAAGAAATAATATCTGTGATGCCATAGGTATGATGTAGTGGTCATACTGTTTAATACCCATGAAGAGAAGTATATATcgctatcaaaaaaaaattttttttttggctgggcccctgcagtatgcgggatcttagttccctgaccagggattgaaactgtgcccctgcaggggaagcttggaattttaaccactggacagccagggaagtccccaaaaattCTTTAAGAGTTTGCCATGCACCCTCACAGTTATTTTGGGATATGCATGCCTCATTTTTGGAAGATAAAGCTTGAAAGCATTGTTAgatggttaaatgagataataggtGTAAAATGCCACCCACAGCACCTGGGGCTAGTAGTGCACAGCTAGTTCCTCCTCTAGTTCTGATATATTGAACAGTATTGAGTGTCTTAGTGATGAATTTTATACCTCCAACTAGGATCACatcacattcctttttttttattttgatgcacAAGCTATTTAGGGGGTGACCATGTGCCCAACCCTGATGTACTGATTGCTAGGGCTCTGTCCATCCCCCCAAAATTGGGATCACATTAGAGGGACTTTGTAGAAGAGAGATTTTCAAGCCTTGCTTATGTACGTGCTTGTTTTAAGGAAAGGGGTCACCGCACTTGTTATTCTTGGATTATTTCCTGCACACGCTGTATTTTCTCAAGGGAGGCTGTGAGCTGAATCCCTCCAGCCCTCTCCACAGGTGACGTGGGCAGAAATTTTCACCCTCATGTTGAGCCTGAGAAGCCTTCCTTCAAGCATCTAAGATGCCCAATCCATGGACTTTTGAAGGACCACAGAGAGCTCATTAAGCCTAGtcctttcattttacaggtgagcaaaTTGATTCGGAGGAAGGAGAAGCGCTTGCCAAAACAAGGCACAGAGTGACTGGGTGACTCATGTCCTCATGAACCCCGGGCCCTCTGATCACCCCCATATCCGGGCACAGGAAGTTATTTTAACTGGCTCCCACTGTCCTTGAGGGGGAATTTCTGATTTGGCTCTTTGAGAGATTGGGACTGGATTTCAGTTTCTATCATCTTGTTTCCCTCGACTTTTGGCTTCTACGCCTTTGTTTTAGtcgtgcccctgtctcctcactgACCCTTAACCACCCTCTCTGTGCTTCGCTGATCACCCTCCAAGTATCACAGGGCATCTGAGATGCCAGGTCAGCAGAGCACTCACCTTGCTGCTCTGTAGATGCCAGGGTCAGAACGCAGGAGGCCAGGGCCAGCCACAGGATAGGAGCCATCCTTCCCATGAGCTGAGACATGCAGGTCACTCAGCAACCTGCAGACTC
The genomic region above belongs to Hippopotamus amphibius kiboko isolate mHipAmp2 chromosome 9, mHipAmp2.hap2, whole genome shotgun sequence and contains:
- the GP2 gene encoding pancreatic secretory granule membrane major glycoprotein GP2 isoform X1, with the translated sequence MPEDCVPVFRCQAAAPMWLNGTHPTLEEGIVNRTACAHWSSNCCLWKTEVLVKACPGQYYVYRLEGTPQCNLRYCTEPTTTEDRCEKTCRPEEECRLVNGTWDCFCRQDLNTSDVHSLQPQLDCGAEEIKVSVDKCLLGGLGFGDEVYGYLRDRNRNCSSVTQAQEKHWISVTSPTQAGACGNILERNQTHAIYTNSFSLVNDFIIRDTILSINFQCAYPLDMKVSLQTALEPIVSSLNISVDGEGEFTVRMALFQDQNYTSPYEGAEVVLSVESMLYVGAILERGDTSRFNLVLKNCYATPTGNSTDPVRYFIIKNSCPNQHDSTINVEENGMSSESRFSVQMFMFAGNYDLVFLHCEISLCDTLKEQCQPSCSRSQLRSEAVAIDPARVLDLGPITRRGAPSLGVMSGTTSTAGFLVAWPMVLLPVLLAGLF
- the GP2 gene encoding pancreatic secretory granule membrane major glycoprotein GP2 isoform X2; protein product: MSQLMGRMAPILWLALASCVLTLASTEQQGYRNTNASSYEQVLDCGAPGSSEAQFCFDPCQNYTLLDEPSRSTENTEETQNCDSDKNGWYRFVGDGGVRMPEDCVPVFRCQAAAPMWLNGTHPTLEEGIVNRTACAHWSSNCCLWKTEVLVKACPGQYYVYRLEGTPQCNLRYCTEPTTTEDRCEKTCRPEEECRLVNGTWDCFCRQDLNTSDVHSLQPQLDCGAEEIKVSVDKCLLGGLGFGDEVYGYLRDRNRNCSSVTQAQEKHWISVTSPTQAGACGNILERNQTHAIYTNSFSLVNDFIIRDTILSINFQCAYPLDMKVSLQTALEPIVSSLNISVDGEGEFTVRMALFQDQNYTSPYEGAEVVLSVESMLYVGAILERGDTSRFNLVLKNCYATPTGNSTDPVRYFIIKNSCPNQHDSTINVEENGMSSESRFSVQMFMFAGNYDLVFLHCEISLCDTLKEQCQPSCSRSQLRSEAVAIDPARVLDLGPITRRGAPSLGVMSGTTSTAGFLVAWPMVLLPVLLAGLF